One region of Oryzias latipes chromosome 6, ASM223467v1 genomic DNA includes:
- the prpf18 gene encoding pre-mRNA-splicing factor 18 isoform X2: protein MDILKAEIARKRKLLEENQLVDDSKKFFKRAELAQKEQEDYYRRCGLKIDHKEDDEPSSSSNPVLELELTEEKLPMTLSRQEVIRRLRERGEPIRLFGESDYDAFQRLRKIEILTPEVNKGLRNDLKAAMDKIDQQYLNEIVGGTEAGEVDTQHDLKVHEENTTIEELEVLGKTLGTGDDSGDQDVIHKVLRFLLGVWAKDLNSREDLVKRSVQGKLASATHSQTESYLRPLFRKLRKKNLPADIKESITDIIKFMLEREYVKANDAYLQMAIGNAPWPIGVTMVGIHARTGREKIFSKHVAHVLNDETQRKYIQGLKRLMTICQKHFTTDPSKCVEYNAL from the exons GATTCcaagaaattctttaaaaggGCAGAACTTGCACAGAAAGAGCAGGAGGACTACTACAGAAGATGTGGATTGAAG ATTGATCATAAGGAGGACGACGAGCCGTCCAGCTCATCGAACCCAGTTTTAGAATTAGAACTAACAGAGGAGAAGCTCCCGATGACGCTGTCACGACAGGAG GTTATTCGGCGACTTCGAGAACGAGGGGAACCAATCCGATTGTTTGGAGAGTCGGATTATGATGCCTTCCAGAGACTCAGGAAAATTGAAATTCTTACCCCAGAAGTGAACAAG GGTCTGCGAAACGACTTAAAAGCAGCCATGGACAAGATCGACCAGCAGTACTTAAATGAGATAGTAGGAGGAACAGAGGCAGGGGAGGTGGACACGCAACACGACCTGAAGGTACACGAAGAGAACACCACTATAGAGGAGCTGGAG GTTCTTGGAAAAACCCTGGGAACAGGGGATGACAGTGGAGACCAGGATGTTATCCACAAGGTTTTAAGG TTTCTTCTTGGCGTTTGGGCTAAAGATCTGAACAGTCGGGAAGATCTGGTCAAGCGCAGCGTTCAGGGCAAGCTGGCCAGTGCCACACACTCACAGACGGAGTCTTATCTCAGGCCTTTGTTCCGGAAGCTCAGAAAGAAG AATTTACCTGCTGACATCAAAGAGTCAATCACAGACATCATAAAATTTATGTTGGAAAGGGAATATGTGAAG GCAAATGATGCATATCTTCAGATGGCTATCGGGAATGCTCCATGGCCCATTGGTGTAACAATGGTTGGTATCCACGCTCGTACTGGACGAGAAAAGATCTTTTCCAAACACGTGGCCCACGTTCTCAACGATGAGACGCAGAGGAAATACATTCAG GGGCTCAAGAGGCTAATGACCATCTGCCAGAAACACTTTACAACAGATCCATCAAAGTGTGTGGAGTACAACGCTCTGTAG
- the prpf18 gene encoding pre-mRNA-splicing factor 18 isoform X1, whose product MDILKAEIARKRKLLEENQLVDDSKKFFKRAELAQKEQEDYYRRCGLKVQRETPERQIDHKEDDEPSSSSNPVLELELTEEKLPMTLSRQEVIRRLRERGEPIRLFGESDYDAFQRLRKIEILTPEVNKGLRNDLKAAMDKIDQQYLNEIVGGTEAGEVDTQHDLKVHEENTTIEELEVLGKTLGTGDDSGDQDVIHKVLRFLLGVWAKDLNSREDLVKRSVQGKLASATHSQTESYLRPLFRKLRKKNLPADIKESITDIIKFMLEREYVKANDAYLQMAIGNAPWPIGVTMVGIHARTGREKIFSKHVAHVLNDETQRKYIQGLKRLMTICQKHFTTDPSKCVEYNAL is encoded by the exons GATTCcaagaaattctttaaaaggGCAGAACTTGCACAGAAAGAGCAGGAGGACTACTACAGAAGATGTGGATTGAAG GTGCAGAGAGAGACTCCTGAGAGACAG ATTGATCATAAGGAGGACGACGAGCCGTCCAGCTCATCGAACCCAGTTTTAGAATTAGAACTAACAGAGGAGAAGCTCCCGATGACGCTGTCACGACAGGAG GTTATTCGGCGACTTCGAGAACGAGGGGAACCAATCCGATTGTTTGGAGAGTCGGATTATGATGCCTTCCAGAGACTCAGGAAAATTGAAATTCTTACCCCAGAAGTGAACAAG GGTCTGCGAAACGACTTAAAAGCAGCCATGGACAAGATCGACCAGCAGTACTTAAATGAGATAGTAGGAGGAACAGAGGCAGGGGAGGTGGACACGCAACACGACCTGAAGGTACACGAAGAGAACACCACTATAGAGGAGCTGGAG GTTCTTGGAAAAACCCTGGGAACAGGGGATGACAGTGGAGACCAGGATGTTATCCACAAGGTTTTAAGG TTTCTTCTTGGCGTTTGGGCTAAAGATCTGAACAGTCGGGAAGATCTGGTCAAGCGCAGCGTTCAGGGCAAGCTGGCCAGTGCCACACACTCACAGACGGAGTCTTATCTCAGGCCTTTGTTCCGGAAGCTCAGAAAGAAG AATTTACCTGCTGACATCAAAGAGTCAATCACAGACATCATAAAATTTATGTTGGAAAGGGAATATGTGAAG GCAAATGATGCATATCTTCAGATGGCTATCGGGAATGCTCCATGGCCCATTGGTGTAACAATGGTTGGTATCCACGCTCGTACTGGACGAGAAAAGATCTTTTCCAAACACGTGGCCCACGTTCTCAACGATGAGACGCAGAGGAAATACATTCAG GGGCTCAAGAGGCTAATGACCATCTGCCAGAAACACTTTACAACAGATCCATCAAAGTGTGTGGAGTACAACGCTCTGTAG
- the prpf18 gene encoding pre-mRNA-splicing factor 18 isoform X4, whose protein sequence is MDILKAEIARKRKLLEENQLVDDSKKFFKRAELAQKEQEDYYRRCGLKIDHKEDDEPSSSSNPVLELELTEEKLPMTLSRQEVIRRLRERGEPIRLFGESDYDAFQRLRKIEILTPEVNKGLRNDLKAAMDKIDQQYLNEIVGGTEAGEVDTQHDLKVLGKTLGTGDDSGDQDVIHKVLRFLLGVWAKDLNSREDLVKRSVQGKLASATHSQTESYLRPLFRKLRKKNLPADIKESITDIIKFMLEREYVKANDAYLQMAIGNAPWPIGVTMVGIHARTGREKIFSKHVAHVLNDETQRKYIQGLKRLMTICQKHFTTDPSKCVEYNAL, encoded by the exons GATTCcaagaaattctttaaaaggGCAGAACTTGCACAGAAAGAGCAGGAGGACTACTACAGAAGATGTGGATTGAAG ATTGATCATAAGGAGGACGACGAGCCGTCCAGCTCATCGAACCCAGTTTTAGAATTAGAACTAACAGAGGAGAAGCTCCCGATGACGCTGTCACGACAGGAG GTTATTCGGCGACTTCGAGAACGAGGGGAACCAATCCGATTGTTTGGAGAGTCGGATTATGATGCCTTCCAGAGACTCAGGAAAATTGAAATTCTTACCCCAGAAGTGAACAAG GGTCTGCGAAACGACTTAAAAGCAGCCATGGACAAGATCGACCAGCAGTACTTAAATGAGATAGTAGGAGGAACAGAGGCAGGGGAGGTGGACACGCAACACGACCTGAAG GTTCTTGGAAAAACCCTGGGAACAGGGGATGACAGTGGAGACCAGGATGTTATCCACAAGGTTTTAAGG TTTCTTCTTGGCGTTTGGGCTAAAGATCTGAACAGTCGGGAAGATCTGGTCAAGCGCAGCGTTCAGGGCAAGCTGGCCAGTGCCACACACTCACAGACGGAGTCTTATCTCAGGCCTTTGTTCCGGAAGCTCAGAAAGAAG AATTTACCTGCTGACATCAAAGAGTCAATCACAGACATCATAAAATTTATGTTGGAAAGGGAATATGTGAAG GCAAATGATGCATATCTTCAGATGGCTATCGGGAATGCTCCATGGCCCATTGGTGTAACAATGGTTGGTATCCACGCTCGTACTGGACGAGAAAAGATCTTTTCCAAACACGTGGCCCACGTTCTCAACGATGAGACGCAGAGGAAATACATTCAG GGGCTCAAGAGGCTAATGACCATCTGCCAGAAACACTTTACAACAGATCCATCAAAGTGTGTGGAGTACAACGCTCTGTAG
- the prpf18 gene encoding pre-mRNA-splicing factor 18 isoform X3, which translates to MDILKAEIARKRKLLEENQLVDDSKKFFKRAELAQKEQEDYYRRCGLKVQRETPERQIDHKEDDEPSSSSNPVLELELTEEKLPMTLSRQEVIRRLRERGEPIRLFGESDYDAFQRLRKIEILTPEVNKGLRNDLKAAMDKIDQQYLNEIVGGTEAGEVDTQHDLKVLGKTLGTGDDSGDQDVIHKVLRFLLGVWAKDLNSREDLVKRSVQGKLASATHSQTESYLRPLFRKLRKKNLPADIKESITDIIKFMLEREYVKANDAYLQMAIGNAPWPIGVTMVGIHARTGREKIFSKHVAHVLNDETQRKYIQGLKRLMTICQKHFTTDPSKCVEYNAL; encoded by the exons GATTCcaagaaattctttaaaaggGCAGAACTTGCACAGAAAGAGCAGGAGGACTACTACAGAAGATGTGGATTGAAG GTGCAGAGAGAGACTCCTGAGAGACAG ATTGATCATAAGGAGGACGACGAGCCGTCCAGCTCATCGAACCCAGTTTTAGAATTAGAACTAACAGAGGAGAAGCTCCCGATGACGCTGTCACGACAGGAG GTTATTCGGCGACTTCGAGAACGAGGGGAACCAATCCGATTGTTTGGAGAGTCGGATTATGATGCCTTCCAGAGACTCAGGAAAATTGAAATTCTTACCCCAGAAGTGAACAAG GGTCTGCGAAACGACTTAAAAGCAGCCATGGACAAGATCGACCAGCAGTACTTAAATGAGATAGTAGGAGGAACAGAGGCAGGGGAGGTGGACACGCAACACGACCTGAAG GTTCTTGGAAAAACCCTGGGAACAGGGGATGACAGTGGAGACCAGGATGTTATCCACAAGGTTTTAAGG TTTCTTCTTGGCGTTTGGGCTAAAGATCTGAACAGTCGGGAAGATCTGGTCAAGCGCAGCGTTCAGGGCAAGCTGGCCAGTGCCACACACTCACAGACGGAGTCTTATCTCAGGCCTTTGTTCCGGAAGCTCAGAAAGAAG AATTTACCTGCTGACATCAAAGAGTCAATCACAGACATCATAAAATTTATGTTGGAAAGGGAATATGTGAAG GCAAATGATGCATATCTTCAGATGGCTATCGGGAATGCTCCATGGCCCATTGGTGTAACAATGGTTGGTATCCACGCTCGTACTGGACGAGAAAAGATCTTTTCCAAACACGTGGCCCACGTTCTCAACGATGAGACGCAGAGGAAATACATTCAG GGGCTCAAGAGGCTAATGACCATCTGCCAGAAACACTTTACAACAGATCCATCAAAGTGTGTGGAGTACAACGCTCTGTAG